One window from the genome of Pedococcus badiiscoriae encodes:
- a CDS encoding regulatory protein RecX, with protein sequence MTDRHDAARAAFEAALAATSAPADEPQPRAARPRAWQPIPGDPEADLQARDGEPDAYDVARQIVLRQLALSPKSRHQLRDKLRQRNCPDDVAEAVLDRMAAVGLVDDQAYAGMLVRSQQAGRGLARRALARELRTKGVDDETAKATLESINPDDERDRAAQLVAKRLKSMHGLEPVVQTRRLAGMLARKGYPADLAMAVIREAIADAPEHQRD encoded by the coding sequence ATGACTGATCGACACGACGCGGCCAGGGCAGCCTTCGAGGCTGCCCTGGCCGCGACGTCCGCTCCCGCCGACGAACCTCAGCCGAGGGCGGCTCGCCCACGGGCCTGGCAACCCATCCCCGGTGACCCCGAGGCAGACCTCCAGGCCCGTGACGGCGAGCCCGACGCGTACGACGTCGCGCGCCAGATCGTGCTGCGACAGCTCGCCCTGTCGCCCAAGAGCCGCCACCAGCTGCGGGACAAGCTGCGCCAACGCAACTGCCCCGACGACGTCGCCGAGGCGGTCCTCGACCGGATGGCAGCGGTGGGCCTGGTCGACGACCAGGCGTACGCGGGGATGCTCGTCCGGTCCCAACAGGCAGGTCGCGGCCTGGCTCGGCGCGCGCTGGCCCGCGAGCTGCGGACCAAGGGCGTCGACGACGAGACGGCCAAGGCGACCCTCGAGTCGATCAACCCCGACGACGAGCGCGACCGTGCCGCGCAGCTGGTGGCCAAGCGGCTGAAGTCCATGCACGGGCTCGAGCCGGTGGTGCAGACCCGACGACTGGCCGGGATGTTGGCCCGCAAGGGCTATCCGGCAGACCTCGCCATGGCCGTCATCCGTGAGGCGATCGCGGACGCCCCCGAGCACCAGCGCGACTGA
- the miaB gene encoding tRNA (N6-isopentenyl adenosine(37)-C2)-methylthiotransferase MiaB has protein sequence MSTTTTAPRTYDVRTHGCQMNVHDSERLAGLLETAGYVDVNSLPATARPEAADVVVFNTCAVRENADNKLYGNLGQLRPAKTRNPDMQIAVGGCMAQKDRSTIVQRAPWVDVVFGTNNIGSLPALLDRARHNKRAEVEILESLEVFPSTLPTRRDSAYAGWVSISVGCNNTCTFCIVPSLRGKEADRRPGDVLAEVEALVQQGVVEVTLLGQNVNTYGVEFGDRFAFGKLLRACGDIEGLERVRFTSPHPAAFTDDVIAAMAQTPNVMPSLHMPLQSGSDRVLKAMRRSYRSDRFLGIIDRVREQIPEAAITTDIIVGFPGETDADFEETLRVVRESRFASAFTFQYSVRAGTPAATMADQVPKAVVQERYERLLAAQEEISWSENRAVEGREVEVLVATGEGRKDTTTHRLSGRARDNRLVHFAVPEGAERPRPGDLVTVGVTYGAPHHLVADAALEGGAWSVRRTSGGDAWAALQDAPVPGKPGVSLGMPGVGRPATVSAPSCG, from the coding sequence ATGAGTACCACCACGACTGCACCCAGGACCTACGACGTCCGCACGCACGGCTGCCAGATGAACGTGCACGACTCGGAGCGGCTTGCCGGCCTGCTCGAGACGGCCGGCTACGTCGACGTGAACAGCCTGCCCGCGACCGCGCGGCCGGAGGCTGCCGACGTCGTCGTCTTCAACACCTGTGCCGTCCGGGAGAACGCCGACAACAAGCTGTACGGCAACCTGGGCCAGCTGCGCCCCGCCAAGACCCGGAACCCCGACATGCAGATCGCCGTCGGCGGCTGCATGGCCCAGAAGGACCGCTCCACCATCGTGCAGCGGGCCCCGTGGGTCGATGTCGTGTTCGGCACCAACAACATCGGCAGCCTGCCCGCCCTGCTCGACCGGGCCCGCCACAACAAGCGGGCTGAGGTCGAGATCCTCGAGAGCCTCGAGGTCTTCCCCAGCACGCTGCCCACCCGCCGCGACTCGGCCTACGCCGGCTGGGTGTCGATCTCGGTGGGCTGCAACAACACCTGCACGTTCTGCATCGTGCCCAGCCTGCGCGGCAAGGAGGCCGACCGTCGTCCTGGTGACGTGCTCGCCGAGGTCGAGGCGCTGGTCCAGCAGGGCGTCGTCGAGGTCACCCTGCTGGGGCAGAACGTCAACACCTACGGCGTCGAGTTCGGCGACCGGTTCGCGTTCGGCAAGCTGCTGCGCGCCTGCGGTGACATCGAGGGGCTGGAGCGCGTGCGCTTCACCAGCCCGCACCCCGCCGCGTTCACCGACGACGTCATCGCCGCCATGGCGCAGACCCCGAACGTCATGCCGAGCCTGCACATGCCGCTGCAGTCCGGCTCGGACCGCGTCCTGAAGGCGATGCGCCGGTCCTACCGCAGTGACAGGTTCCTCGGGATCATCGACCGGGTGCGTGAGCAGATCCCCGAGGCCGCGATCACGACCGACATCATCGTGGGCTTCCCCGGCGAGACCGACGCAGACTTCGAGGAGACCCTGCGGGTGGTGCGTGAGTCACGGTTCGCCAGCGCCTTCACCTTCCAGTACTCGGTCCGTGCGGGCACTCCGGCCGCGACGATGGCCGACCAGGTGCCGAAGGCCGTCGTGCAGGAGCGCTACGAGCGCCTGCTTGCAGCGCAGGAGGAGATCTCCTGGTCCGAGAACCGCGCCGTGGAGGGTCGGGAGGTCGAGGTCCTGGTCGCCACGGGCGAAGGGCGCAAGGACACCACGACGCATCGCCTCTCGGGTCGCGCGCGCGACAACAGGCTCGTGCACTTCGCCGTCCCCGAGGGCGCAGAGCGCCCTCGCCCCGGCGACCTCGTCACGGTCGGTGTCACCTACGGCGCCCCGCACCACCTCGTGGCCGATGCCGCCCTCGAAGGTGGTGCCTGGTCCGTCCGGCGCACCTCCGGTGGCGATGCGTGGGCCGCGCTGCAGGACGCGCCGGTCCCGGGCAAGCCAGGGGTGTCCCTGGGTATGCCGGGAGTGGGCCGACCGGCCACGGTGTCCGCGCCCTCGTGCGGCTGA
- the def gene encoding peptide deformylase: MTVRPIVIIGEPVLHRRADPVEKFDEELRALVADMFDTMDAANGVGLAAPQIGVGLRVFTWQMDNEDGVPARGVVVNPYVTSTKASLDEPDPHDEAEGCLSVPGESFPLKRGDAATVTGYDVEGAELSFEATGWFARCMQHEYDHLNGFLYVDRLGERWRRKARKAVKKHGWGTPGFAWHPGVDPDPFGHDQDDDTESEHWHDHEHDL; encoded by the coding sequence ATGACCGTCCGCCCCATCGTCATCATCGGTGAGCCCGTCCTGCACCGCCGGGCCGACCCCGTGGAGAAGTTCGACGAGGAGCTGCGCGCCCTCGTGGCGGACATGTTCGACACCATGGACGCGGCCAACGGAGTCGGTCTGGCCGCGCCCCAGATCGGGGTGGGCCTGCGCGTCTTCACCTGGCAGATGGACAACGAGGACGGGGTCCCGGCCCGTGGGGTGGTCGTCAACCCCTACGTCACCTCGACCAAGGCGTCGCTCGACGAGCCGGACCCGCACGACGAGGCCGAGGGGTGCCTGTCGGTGCCCGGGGAGAGCTTCCCGCTCAAGCGCGGGGACGCTGCGACGGTGACGGGCTACGACGTGGAGGGCGCGGAGCTCTCGTTCGAGGCCACCGGGTGGTTCGCCCGGTGCATGCAGCACGAGTACGACCACCTCAACGGCTTCCTGTACGTCGACCGCCTCGGCGAGCGGTGGCGCCGCAAGGCCCGCAAGGCCGTCAAGAAGCACGGCTGGGGCACACCCGGCTTCGCGTGGCACCCCGGTGTCGATCCCGACCCGTTCGGGCACGACCAGGACGACGACACCGAGAGCGAGCACTGGCACGACCACGAGCACGACCTGTGA
- the miaA gene encoding tRNA (adenosine(37)-N6)-dimethylallyltransferase MiaA, whose amino-acid sequence MRPMVVGVVGPTATGKSDLALDLAQALGGEVVSADASQLYRGMDIGTAKVPLAERRGIPHHQLDVLEVTQDASVAAYQSAARADFDAIQRRGHHPVLAGGSGLYVRAALDVLDIPPTDGAVRARLEAEAEAGGVRAMHARLAELDPIAAQAMEPGNVRRIVRALEVIELTGRPFSAMMPTRTFVQPTVVIGLRMPRARLDERIAARVRQMWEHGLLAEVRGLESLGLREGRTASRAVGYAQALAELDGILTTEQAQEQTTALTRRLARRQESWFNPDPRIVWLDALAPDVADQAVAAVRTAIRDNGAHG is encoded by the coding sequence ATGAGGCCGATGGTCGTCGGCGTGGTCGGACCCACCGCGACCGGCAAGTCCGACCTCGCGCTCGACCTGGCGCAGGCCCTCGGGGGTGAGGTGGTCAGTGCCGATGCCAGCCAGCTCTACCGCGGCATGGACATCGGCACGGCCAAGGTCCCGCTCGCCGAGCGCCGCGGCATACCTCACCACCAGCTCGACGTGCTCGAGGTGACGCAGGATGCCAGTGTCGCCGCCTACCAGTCGGCCGCGCGGGCCGACTTCGACGCGATCCAGCGCCGTGGCCACCACCCGGTGCTGGCGGGTGGGTCCGGACTCTACGTGCGGGCCGCGCTCGACGTCCTGGACATCCCCCCGACCGACGGCGCGGTGCGCGCCAGGCTCGAGGCCGAGGCTGAGGCCGGTGGTGTCCGGGCGATGCATGCGCGCCTGGCGGAGTTGGATCCCATTGCGGCGCAGGCGATGGAGCCTGGCAACGTCCGTCGCATCGTGCGCGCCCTGGAGGTCATCGAGCTCACCGGCCGACCGTTCTCGGCCATGATGCCCACCCGGACCTTCGTGCAACCCACTGTGGTCATCGGCCTACGGATGCCGCGCGCTCGCTTGGACGAGCGCATCGCCGCCCGGGTCCGCCAGATGTGGGAGCACGGGCTGCTGGCGGAGGTGCGCGGGCTCGAGTCGCTCGGGCTGCGCGAGGGCCGGACGGCCTCGCGGGCCGTCGGCTACGCGCAGGCCCTGGCCGAGCTCGACGGGATCCTCACGACCGAGCAGGCGCAGGAGCAGACCACCGCGCTGACCCGGCGCCTCGCGCGCCGCCAGGAGTCGTGGTTCAACCCCGACCCGCGCATCGTCTGGCTCGACGCCCTCGCCCCCGACGTGGCCGACCAGGCGGTGGCGGCGGTCCGCACCGCGATCAGGGACAATGGGGCGCATGGCTGA
- the dapF gene encoding diaminopimelate epimerase, with protein sequence MADQTAFTKGHGTENDFVLVPDLEGVRDLTAQQAARLADRRAGIGGDGVIRVVPTALATEGGILAQAQAARWFMDYRNADGSVAEMCGNGTRVFAAYLRREGLETADEFAIATRAGTKLVRFESPDVIAVNLGPWRLAQQVIADEEGFDALVHLDGHEPLSALSLDLGNPHAVVALPEQIDLDSLDLHRLPVVNPLPPHGTNVEFVRPIGVGHIRMRVHERGVGETRSCGTGAAAAALATRFWAGDVTDTWTVDVPGGRLRVRALPGHEVELAGPAVLVADGTTDLEVRSP encoded by the coding sequence ATGGCTGACCAGACCGCCTTCACCAAGGGCCACGGGACCGAGAACGACTTCGTGCTCGTGCCCGACCTGGAGGGCGTCCGCGACCTGACGGCGCAGCAGGCCGCCAGGCTCGCGGATCGTCGGGCCGGCATCGGGGGAGACGGCGTGATCCGGGTCGTGCCGACCGCGCTGGCCACCGAAGGCGGCATCCTGGCGCAGGCCCAGGCGGCCCGGTGGTTCATGGACTACCGGAACGCCGACGGCAGCGTCGCCGAGATGTGCGGCAACGGCACCCGCGTGTTCGCGGCCTACCTTCGTCGTGAGGGACTGGAGACCGCCGACGAGTTTGCCATCGCCACCAGGGCCGGCACCAAGCTCGTCCGGTTCGAGTCGCCGGACGTCATCGCGGTGAACCTCGGGCCGTGGCGGCTCGCGCAGCAGGTGATCGCGGACGAGGAAGGGTTCGACGCGCTGGTCCACCTCGACGGTCACGAGCCGCTGTCGGCCCTCAGCCTCGACCTCGGCAACCCCCACGCCGTCGTGGCACTGCCGGAGCAGATCGACCTCGATTCCCTTGACCTGCACCGCCTTCCGGTGGTCAACCCCCTTCCCCCGCACGGCACGAACGTCGAGTTCGTCCGCCCGATCGGCGTCGGCCACATCCGGATGCGGGTGCACGAGCGCGGCGTGGGCGAGACCCGGTCCTGCGGCACCGGCGCCGCAGCAGCGGCCCTGGCCACCCGCTTCTGGGCCGGCGACGTGACCGACACCTGGACCGTCGACGTCCCCGGGGGCCGACTGCGGGTCCGGGCCCTCCCAGGTCACGAGGTCGAGCTCGCCGGCCCCGCCGTCCTCGTCGCGGACGGCACCACCGACCTCGAGGTGCGATCGCCCTAA
- the ggt gene encoding gamma-glutamyltransferase encodes MRSPRVPLVLAVGLAGTLAVALTAPAAATASAAAPGPKPVSNSLPKVPVMRGGGGAVSSVDAVASQVGIDVLKAGGNAADAAVATAAALGVTEPYSTGIGGGGFFVFYDAKTHQVKTIDGRETAPSTFTQRAFLEPNGTPMAFDKAVNSGLSVGVPGSPATWDLATRSFGTQPLGLLLRPAENIARRGFVVDQTFHDQTAANAARFAKFPATAKVFLPGGSAPAVGSVFRNPDMAAAYRELRTRGVASLYAGRLGRAVVDEAQNPHTAPGVSVPHGQITTADLRAYRALPKAPVHSRYRGLDVYGMPVPSSGGIAVAEILNLLEAIDQRTGIRLGDLSNADYLHRFSEASALAFADRNRYVGDVPNVPSSELVSQGFADERACLFSPGTALKRPVPFGSPDGSYSSCGPTATTSRLPNDGQSTSHLVVTDKWGNAVSYTLTIEQTGGSAITVPGWGFLLNNELTDFDFVPLSPDVPDPNLPGPGKRPRSSMSPTVVLDHGRLRLVAGSPGGATIITTVAQVLTEYVDRGLPLVDAIAAARLSSRNGVEQAEPALMSSPDANALTAKGHVLASTPEIGAATAIRVIGPDDFEAAAETVRRGGGSAMVVNPR; translated from the coding sequence ATGCGCAGCCCTCGCGTCCCCCTCGTGCTCGCCGTCGGCCTGGCCGGCACCCTCGCTGTCGCGCTGACAGCCCCGGCCGCCGCGACGGCGAGCGCGGCGGCTCCCGGCCCCAAGCCGGTCTCGAACTCCCTGCCCAAGGTCCCCGTGATGCGCGGGGGCGGCGGAGCCGTGTCGTCCGTCGACGCCGTCGCCAGCCAGGTCGGCATCGACGTGCTCAAGGCCGGCGGCAACGCCGCGGACGCAGCGGTGGCCACCGCGGCCGCCCTGGGCGTCACGGAGCCGTACTCGACCGGCATCGGCGGGGGCGGGTTCTTCGTCTTCTACGACGCCAAGACCCATCAGGTGAAGACCATCGACGGTCGTGAGACGGCACCGAGCACCTTCACCCAGAGGGCCTTCCTGGAGCCCAACGGCACGCCGATGGCCTTCGACAAGGCGGTGAACTCAGGACTGTCGGTCGGGGTTCCCGGCTCGCCAGCCACCTGGGACCTCGCGACCCGCTCGTTCGGCACGCAGCCATTGGGGCTCCTCCTCAGGCCGGCCGAGAACATCGCCCGGCGCGGCTTCGTGGTCGACCAGACCTTTCACGACCAGACCGCCGCGAACGCCGCCCGCTTCGCGAAGTTCCCCGCGACCGCCAAGGTCTTCCTCCCCGGGGGGAGCGCTCCCGCTGTCGGCTCGGTCTTCCGCAACCCGGACATGGCGGCGGCTTACCGCGAGCTGCGCACCCGCGGCGTGGCCTCGCTGTATGCCGGCCGGCTCGGCCGCGCGGTCGTGGACGAAGCGCAGAACCCCCACACCGCGCCCGGGGTGAGCGTGCCGCACGGCCAGATCACGACAGCCGACCTGCGTGCGTATCGGGCCCTGCCCAAGGCGCCGGTCCACTCCCGGTACCGCGGTCTCGACGTCTACGGAATGCCCGTTCCCAGCTCGGGCGGCATCGCGGTGGCCGAGATCCTCAACCTGCTCGAGGCCATCGACCAGCGCACAGGTATCCGTCTGGGCGACCTGAGCAACGCCGACTACCTGCACCGCTTCAGTGAGGCGTCCGCGCTCGCCTTCGCCGACCGCAACCGATATGTCGGTGACGTGCCGAACGTGCCCAGCAGCGAGCTCGTCTCGCAGGGCTTTGCCGACGAGCGCGCCTGCCTCTTCAGCCCTGGCACGGCCCTCAAGCGGCCCGTGCCGTTCGGCAGCCCGGACGGCAGCTACAGCTCGTGCGGCCCGACGGCGACGACGTCGCGGTTGCCGAACGACGGGCAGTCGACCAGCCACCTGGTCGTCACGGACAAGTGGGGCAACGCCGTGTCGTACACCCTCACCATCGAGCAGACCGGCGGGTCGGCCATCACCGTCCCCGGCTGGGGCTTCCTGCTCAACAACGAGCTGACCGACTTCGACTTCGTGCCGCTGTCCCCCGATGTCCCAGACCCCAACCTGCCGGGCCCGGGCAAGCGACCGCGCTCCTCGATGAGCCCCACGGTGGTCCTCGACCACGGCCGGCTGCGCCTGGTCGCGGGCAGCCCGGGAGGCGCCACGATCATCACCACGGTGGCGCAGGTGCTGACCGAGTACGTCGACCGTGGCCTGCCGCTCGTGGACGCCATCGCCGCCGCACGGTTGTCCTCGCGCAACGGCGTCGAGCAGGCCGAGCCCGCGCTGATGTCCTCGCCCGACGCCAACGCCCTGACGGCCAAGGGCCACGTCCTGGCCTCGACACCGGAGATCGGCGCGGCCACCGCGATCAGGGTGATCGGCCCGGACGACTTCGAGGCGGCAGCCGAGACCGTGCGTCGCGGCGGGGGCTCCGCGATGGTGGTCAACCCGCGGTAG
- a CDS encoding class I SAM-dependent methyltransferase translates to MSSQDHYFTAEPASPAQQRTITVRLAGRTVDVRSAAGIFSPAGVDQGTAVLLRHAPVPPAEGTLLDLGCGWGPIALTLALRSPEATVYAVDVNDRALDLLRTTAASLGLKRLHASRPDGIPDEVRFDAIWSNPPIRVGKAVLHGLLLTWLPRLAAGGVAHLVVQKNLGSDSLQRWLTEQLDPAEFAVSRFTSDKGFRILEVRRTA, encoded by the coding sequence ATGAGCAGCCAGGACCACTACTTCACCGCCGAGCCCGCCAGCCCCGCGCAGCAGCGCACCATCACGGTGCGACTGGCCGGACGGACCGTCGACGTGCGCTCGGCGGCCGGGATCTTCAGCCCCGCGGGGGTGGACCAGGGGACCGCCGTCCTGCTGCGGCACGCCCCCGTCCCGCCCGCCGAGGGCACCCTGCTGGACCTCGGGTGCGGTTGGGGTCCGATCGCCCTCACCCTCGCGCTGCGCTCACCTGAGGCGACCGTGTATGCCGTGGACGTGAACGACCGTGCGCTCGACCTGCTGCGCACGACGGCGGCCTCGCTCGGGCTGAAGCGTCTGCACGCCAGCCGGCCCGACGGCATACCTGACGAGGTGCGGTTCGACGCGATCTGGTCGAACCCCCCGATCCGCGTGGGGAAGGCGGTGCTGCACGGCCTCCTGCTCACCTGGCTGCCCCGGCTCGCGGCCGGGGGCGTCGCCCACCTCGTCGTGCAGAAGAACCTCGGATCGGACTCGTTGCAGCGCTGGCTGACCGAGCAGCTGGACCCGGCGGAGTTCGCCGTCTCGCGGTTCACCTCGGACAAGGGTTTCCGGATCCTCGAGGTGCGGCGCACCGCCTGA
- the hflX gene encoding GTPase HflX, whose protein sequence is MTLKRTDIFDLKAAALATEDGFLVSDESGYDGDQYDREDRAALRRVAGLSTELEDITEVEYRQLRLERVVLAAVWTAGTADDADNSMRELAALAETAGSTVLAGLVQRRAKPDTGTYLGSGKALELRDIVIAEGADTVICDTELTPSQRRALEDVVKVKVIDRTALILDIFAQHAKSKEGKAQVELAQLQYLLPRLRGWGESMSRQAGGQAAGGQGMGSRGPGETKIELDRRRINTRMAKLRREIKEMKTSRDTRRVSRKAHEVPSVAIAGYTNAGKSSLLNRLTGAGVLVENQLFATLDPTVRRAETEDGRLYTLADTVGFVRQLPTQLVEAFRSTLEEVADADLLLHVVDGSHPDPEGQISAVRAVLADVEAANVREVIVINKADAADPEVLDRLRRHEKHSIVVSARTGAGLAELRALIADELPRPTIDVEVLVPYDRGDLVSRLHEEAEVLSSEHTGTGTLLKARVHPELASELAAFAA, encoded by the coding sequence ATGACACTGAAGCGAACAGACATCTTTGACCTGAAGGCCGCCGCGCTGGCCACCGAGGACGGATTCCTCGTCAGCGACGAGTCCGGCTATGACGGCGACCAGTACGACCGCGAGGACCGCGCCGCCCTGCGCCGGGTCGCTGGGCTGTCCACCGAGCTCGAGGACATCACCGAGGTCGAGTACCGCCAGCTGCGGCTCGAGCGGGTCGTCCTCGCCGCCGTGTGGACCGCGGGCACGGCCGACGACGCCGACAACTCGATGCGGGAGCTGGCTGCGCTCGCCGAGACCGCCGGTTCCACCGTGCTCGCCGGGCTGGTCCAGCGCCGGGCCAAGCCCGACACCGGTACCTACCTGGGCTCGGGCAAGGCCCTCGAGCTGCGCGACATCGTCATCGCCGAGGGCGCCGACACGGTGATCTGCGACACCGAGCTGACCCCCAGCCAGCGGCGTGCCCTCGAGGACGTCGTGAAGGTCAAGGTCATCGACCGGACCGCGCTGATCCTCGACATCTTCGCCCAGCACGCCAAGTCCAAGGAGGGCAAGGCCCAGGTCGAGCTGGCCCAGCTGCAGTACCTGCTCCCGCGGCTGCGCGGGTGGGGTGAGTCGATGTCTCGGCAGGCCGGTGGCCAGGCCGCCGGTGGTCAGGGCATGGGCTCGCGTGGTCCGGGTGAGACGAAGATCGAGCTCGACCGGCGCCGGATCAACACCCGGATGGCCAAGCTCCGCCGCGAGATCAAGGAGATGAAGACCAGCCGGGACACCCGCCGCGTCAGCCGCAAGGCGCACGAGGTCCCGAGCGTCGCGATCGCCGGCTACACCAACGCGGGCAAGTCCTCGCTGCTCAACCGCCTCACGGGGGCCGGAGTCCTGGTCGAGAACCAGCTGTTCGCCACCCTGGACCCCACCGTCCGCCGGGCCGAGACCGAGGACGGCAGGCTCTACACCTTGGCCGACACGGTCGGTTTCGTCCGCCAGCTGCCGACCCAGCTGGTCGAGGCGTTCCGCTCGACGCTGGAAGAGGTGGCCGACGCCGACCTGCTGCTGCACGTCGTGGACGGCTCGCACCCGGACCCGGAGGGGCAGATCAGCGCCGTCCGCGCGGTGCTGGCCGACGTCGAGGCCGCCAACGTCCGCGAGGTCATCGTCATCAACAAGGCCGACGCGGCCGATCCCGAGGTGCTCGACCGGCTCCGGCGTCACGAGAAGCACTCGATCGTCGTGTCGGCCCGCACAGGTGCCGGCCTGGCAGAGCTGCGTGCCCTGATCGCCGACGAGCTGCCCCGCCCCACGATCGACGTCGAGGTGCTGGTGCCCTACGACCGGGGTGACCTCGTCAGCCGCCTGCACGAGGAGGCGGAGGTGCTGTCCAGCGAGCACACGGGCACCGGGACCCTGCTCAAGGCCCGGGTGCACCCTGAGCTGGCCAGCGAGCTCGCGGCCTTCGCCGCCTGA
- a CDS encoding GNAT family N-acetyltransferase, which translates to MDIRLGGLETPQVAALLEEHLEDMRRFSPPESVHALDLDRLRAPDLTFWSLWAGEEVLGCVALRELDPEHGELKSMRTSAAHRRRGVGAALLDHVVAAARGRGYARLSLETGPTVEFAPARTMYAAYGFAPCGPFGPYVHDEFSVFMTLPLEP; encoded by the coding sequence GTGGACATCCGCCTCGGTGGCCTCGAGACGCCGCAGGTCGCTGCCCTGCTCGAGGAGCACCTCGAGGACATGCGCCGTTTCTCCCCTCCGGAGAGCGTGCACGCCCTCGACCTCGACCGGCTGCGCGCGCCCGACCTGACGTTCTGGAGCCTGTGGGCCGGCGAGGAGGTGCTCGGCTGCGTCGCCCTGCGGGAGCTCGACCCCGAGCATGGTGAGCTCAAGTCGATGCGTACCTCCGCGGCGCACCGCCGGCGCGGGGTGGGCGCTGCCTTGCTGGACCACGTCGTCGCCGCAGCCCGGGGCCGCGGCTATGCGCGACTGAGCCTCGAGACCGGGCCGACCGTCGAGTTCGCGCCCGCGCGCACGATGTATGCCGCCTACGGCTTCGCTCCGTGTGGCCCCTTCGGTCCCTACGTGCACGACGAGTTCAGTGTCTTCATGACCCTGCCGCTCGAGCCATGA